In one Agathobacter rectalis ATCC 33656 genomic region, the following are encoded:
- a CDS encoding serine O-acetyltransferase, producing MIRNKKDLKQYLKQDKQQLGITRKYPRPFTDEIWKYEIALRKYEYWLNTSKSKAKKLILQFYKLRWHILGVKLGISIGPNVCDKGLSIAHFNCININQCAVIGENCRIHEGVTIGASGGSDAPIIGNDVFLASGCKVMGKVKIADGCVIGANAVVVKSVEEKGVTVGGVPAKIISKNNSDKFIYWYK from the coding sequence TTGATAAGGAACAAAAAAGATTTAAAGCAATATTTAAAGCAGGACAAACAACAACTTGGGATAACAAGAAAATACCCAAGACCATTTACTGACGAAATTTGGAAATATGAGATTGCACTTAGAAAGTATGAATATTGGTTGAATACTTCAAAGTCTAAAGCTAAGAAGCTTATTCTCCAATTTTATAAATTAAGATGGCATATATTAGGTGTTAAATTAGGAATTTCAATTGGTCCAAATGTTTGCGATAAAGGACTTAGCATAGCTCATTTTAATTGCATTAATATAAATCAGTGTGCTGTTATAGGAGAAAATTGCAGGATACATGAGGGTGTTACGATAGGTGCCTCAGGGGGGAGTGATGCTCCAATAATAGGAAATGATGTTTTTTTAGCATCAGGATGCAAGGTGATGGGAAAAGTAAAAATTGCTGATGGATGTGTAATTGGGGCTAATGCAGTAGTAGTTAAATCAGTAGAAGAAAAGGGAGTAACTGTTGGTGGCGTTCCAGCTAAAATAATAAGTAAGAATAATTCTGACAAATTTATTTATTGGTATAAATAA
- a CDS encoding glycosyltransferase family 4 protein, whose protein sequence is MKVLNLLSAGGIGGIEQLCSNIAKYANYDNTFCFMFEDGQIYKEMKKSGADVISFAECSSKKISKKRWESLCELAEKADIIVTHHCTIALHIYYCALKKRFKNKKFVMTIHSCFDPELNYNYGSWIKNKIAKWNIEEALKISDKIIFVSEAGRRSYLDNFNIDVTKTKVIYNGVEVSAISIDSIKLENNYTRITYIGRVEKIKGLDLFVCALKKLLNDDSNIKVWIIGDGSFRNELEMLVQKLDLTGVIEFTGAKRNIGDYLRKTDLFIYPSTCQEVFGISIVEAMSYGVPCVANNVGGIPEIIENDYNGFITSKTNDDELYKCMYKFIKLDPKLITQMRNNCLLTAEKFSINCTIDNLEKTLKGMM, encoded by the coding sequence ATGAAAGTTTTAAATTTATTATCTGCAGGTGGAATAGGCGGAATAGAACAGTTATGTAGCAATATTGCTAAGTATGCTAATTATGACAATACATTTTGCTTTATGTTTGAAGACGGACAAATATATAAAGAAATGAAGAAATCAGGGGCTGATGTAATCTCTTTTGCAGAATGTTCTTCAAAAAAAATATCAAAAAAAAGATGGGAAAGCTTATGCGAATTAGCAGAAAAAGCTGATATAATAGTTACGCATCATTGTACCATAGCGTTGCATATTTATTATTGTGCATTAAAAAAAAGATTTAAAAATAAAAAATTTGTTATGACTATACATTCATGCTTTGATCCGGAATTGAATTATAATTATGGATCATGGATTAAGAATAAAATAGCAAAATGGAATATAGAAGAGGCACTGAAGATATCTGATAAGATAATATTTGTTTCTGAAGCTGGACGAAGATCATATTTAGATAATTTCAATATTGATGTAACAAAAACGAAAGTGATCTATAATGGAGTCGAAGTGTCAGCGATATCTATTGATAGCATAAAATTAGAGAATAATTATACCCGTATTACTTATATTGGCAGAGTAGAAAAAATCAAAGGTTTGGATTTATTTGTATGCGCATTAAAAAAATTATTGAATGACGATTCAAACATTAAAGTTTGGATAATTGGAGACGGCTCTTTTAGAAATGAATTGGAAATGCTGGTTCAAAAATTGGATTTAACAGGAGTTATAGAATTTACAGGAGCAAAAAGAAATATTGGTGACTATTTAAGAAAGACTGATTTATTTATATATCCATCTACTTGTCAGGAAGTATTTGGGATTTCTATAGTTGAGGCTATGTCATATGGAGTACCTTGCGTTGCTAATAATGTAGGAGGAATACCTGAGATTATAGAGAATGACTACAATGGTTTCATTACTTCTAAGACAAATGATGATGAATTATATAAATGTATGTATAAATTTATAAAGTTGGATCCAAAGTTAATTACACAAATGAGAAATAATTGTTTATTGACCGCTGAAAAATTTAGTATTAATTGTACTATAGATAATTTGGAAAAAACTTTAAAAGGAATGATGTAA
- a CDS encoding glycosyltransferase family 1 protein, which produces MKKIIIVSTVGLIYDGITSVITSYLEAMNREDLKIYVVSTIMSESKIEKKIEELGCEIVQLPSRRKSPIVYFFSLAHFIRKNNIEVIHAHGNSATLSIELLAGFLGGCKRRIAHSHNTRCDQVRADKMLRPLFNLLYTDALACGNEAGLWLFGNRKFKVLKNGRNVKKYSFSLEKRNEMRKRLDISDCIAIGHVGGFFEQKNHKFLIKIFREVLNRKPNAKLFLIGDGPLKDEIMKNVSDIRKSVIFVGTVDNVNDYMQAMDIMVLPSLFEGLPLVAIEWQINGLPSLLSNTITEDCNITNMVRFESLEEAPYIWTNDILEMLEKENRLENSQKAISLVRKNGFDIYDNAKILEKIYKS; this is translated from the coding sequence ATGAAGAAAATAATTATAGTTAGTACTGTTGGACTGATATATGATGGGATTACTAGCGTAATAACATCTTACTTAGAAGCTATGAACAGAGAAGATTTGAAAATCTATGTTGTCTCAACAATTATGTCAGAATCCAAAATTGAAAAAAAAATAGAAGAATTAGGATGTGAAATTGTTCAGCTACCGTCTAGGAGAAAAAGCCCAATTGTTTATTTTTTTTCTTTGGCGCATTTTATAAGAAAAAATAATATAGAAGTTATTCATGCACATGGAAATAGTGCTACTTTGAGCATAGAATTATTAGCAGGATTTTTAGGAGGATGTAAAAGAAGAATTGCTCATTCTCACAATACAAGATGCGATCAGGTTAGGGCAGATAAAATGCTTAGACCATTGTTTAATTTATTATATACTGATGCGTTGGCATGTGGCAATGAAGCTGGGCTGTGGCTGTTTGGTAATCGAAAGTTTAAAGTATTAAAAAATGGTAGAAATGTAAAAAAATATTCATTTTCATTAGAAAAAAGAAATGAAATGAGAAAAAGGCTGGATATATCAGATTGTATAGCAATCGGACATGTTGGTGGATTTTTTGAACAAAAGAATCATAAGTTTTTAATAAAGATATTTAGAGAAGTACTTAATAGAAAACCAAATGCAAAATTATTTTTGATTGGAGATGGACCTTTAAAAGATGAAATCATGAAAAACGTTTCAGATATAAGAAAAAGTGTTATATTTGTGGGAACTGTTGATAATGTAAATGATTATATGCAAGCAATGGATATAATGGTTTTACCATCGCTGTTTGAAGGACTGCCACTTGTGGCAATTGAATGGCAGATAAATGGTCTGCCTTCATTATTATCTAATACTATTACAGAGGATTGTAATATTACGAATATGGTTAGATTTGAATCGCTTGAGGAAGCACCTTATATTTGGACTAATGATATTTTGGAAATGTTAGAAAAAGAAAACAGATTGGAAAATTCTCAAAAAGCAATTAGTTTGGTTAGAAAAAATGGCTTTGATATATACGATAATGCTAAAATTTTAGAGAAAATTTATAAATCCTAG
- a CDS encoding glycosyltransferase, with translation MIFVTVGTHEQPFNRLVKAIDDLKKNEIIKEDVLIQTGFSTYEPKYCQWSKLIPYQQMVNNIEEAHIVITHGGPASFIMPLQMGKTPIVVPRQHQFDEHVNDHQLEFARNVAERMGTIIVVEDIRKLEEYITNYDEIVTSMQHGMNSNNAKFCEELEKIVEEM, from the coding sequence ATGATATTTGTAACAGTAGGAACACATGAGCAACCATTTAATAGACTGGTTAAAGCTATTGATGATCTGAAAAAAAACGAAATTATAAAAGAAGATGTTTTAATACAGACGGGATTCAGTACTTATGAACCTAAATATTGTCAATGGAGTAAATTGATACCTTATCAACAAATGGTTAATAATATAGAAGAAGCACATATAGTTATAACTCATGGCGGACCAGCTAGCTTCATTATGCCGCTTCAAATGGGAAAGACACCTATAGTGGTACCAAGGCAACATCAGTTTGATGAACATGTTAATGATCATCAGCTTGAGTTTGCAAGAAATGTGGCTGAGAGAATGGGAACAATTATTGTTGTAGAAGATATTCGAAAACTGGAGGAGTATATAACTAATTATGATGAAATAGTTACAAGTATGCAACATGGTATGAATAGTAATAATGCAAAATTTTGTGAAGAATTAGAGAAAATTGTAGAAGAGATGTAA
- the pssD gene encoding PssD/Cps14F family polysaccharide biosynthesis glycosyltransferase — MKNVKICLVGSSGGHLSHLYMLKPFWKDKNRFWVTFDKEDARSLLEGEKMYPCFYPTNRSIKALIKNTIIAWRVLRKENPDIIISSGAAVAVPFFYLGKLRGAKLIYIEVFDRIDKPTMTGKMVYPIVDKFIVQWEEQKKVYPKAINLGSIF, encoded by the coding sequence ATGAAGAATGTTAAAATATGTTTGGTGGGCTCGTCGGGGGGACACTTATCTCACTTATATATGCTAAAGCCATTTTGGAAAGACAAGAATCGTTTTTGGGTTACGTTCGATAAAGAAGATGCAAGAAGTCTTTTAGAAGGAGAAAAAATGTATCCTTGTTTTTATCCAACTAATCGAAGTATTAAAGCTTTGATTAAGAATACAATAATTGCATGGCGAGTTTTACGCAAGGAAAATCCAGACATTATAATATCATCAGGTGCAGCTGTTGCAGTACCATTCTTTTATTTAGGTAAGTTGCGAGGAGCAAAGCTGATTTATATTGAGGTCTTTGATCGTATTGATAAGCCAACAATGACAGGGAAGATGGTGTATCCAATAGTTGATAAGTTTATAGTGCAGTGGGAAGAACAGAAGAAAGTATATCCCAAAGCAATAAATTTGGGAAGTATTTTTTAG
- a CDS encoding sugar transferase, whose amino-acid sequence MYRKKNSEWLKHLDFELLDIICMEIAFMLAYVLRHVGHEYYFPRMYMRLCIVLGVIDIAVLFFTNNYKGIIQRNKWQEIIATAKHITIVQVLLLIYEYMTQEAYLLSRTVFLVSWGCAIVLCFFSRCAWKKVIRRRVMAEKNQSSMLLITTEDRIVELTAKLRHKDYRDYKISAIYIERELADAKDNIIETDIPIIYGKNSLLEYVRQNVVDDVFIDVCNSKEQLTELSDIFLQMGIVVHIGMGYLPDNLPNAFIEKMGEADAITASINTATGWQLSIKRITDIIGAIVGLMITAIAFIFVAPAIKIASPGPVFFKQKRVGKNGRVFYIYKFRSMYMDAEERKKDLMKKNEMQGLMFKMENDPRIIGSEKGPGKGIGNFIRETSIDELPQFWNILKGDMSLIGTRPPTVNEYEQYDLHHKIRLSMKPGLTGMWQVSGRSDITDFEEVVRLDTEYIENWSIGMDIRILFKTIQVVLCKKGSK is encoded by the coding sequence ATGTATCGAAAAAAAAACTCTGAATGGCTTAAACATTTGGATTTTGAGTTATTAGATATTATATGTATGGAAATTGCATTTATGCTTGCGTATGTACTTAGACATGTAGGGCATGAATATTATTTTCCACGAATGTATATGAGATTATGCATTGTACTTGGAGTTATTGATATAGCGGTATTATTTTTTACTAATAATTATAAAGGCATTATACAGCGTAATAAGTGGCAGGAGATTATTGCTACAGCAAAGCATATTACAATAGTTCAGGTATTACTTCTTATATATGAATATATGACGCAGGAAGCTTATCTGCTTTCAAGAACAGTATTTCTTGTAAGTTGGGGATGCGCTATTGTTTTGTGTTTTTTTAGCAGGTGTGCATGGAAAAAAGTTATTCGTAGAAGAGTTATGGCAGAAAAGAATCAGTCAAGTATGCTCCTGATTACTACAGAAGACAGAATTGTTGAGCTGACAGCAAAATTACGACATAAAGATTATAGAGATTATAAGATAAGTGCAATTTATATAGAACGCGAATTGGCTGATGCAAAGGATAATATTATAGAAACGGATATTCCTATTATCTATGGAAAAAATAGCTTACTGGAATACGTTAGGCAAAATGTTGTGGATGATGTGTTTATCGATGTGTGCAATAGCAAGGAGCAGTTGACAGAACTCTCTGATATATTCTTGCAGATGGGAATTGTTGTACACATAGGCATGGGATATCTTCCAGATAATCTCCCTAACGCTTTTATTGAGAAAATGGGAGAGGCTGATGCGATAACCGCATCAATAAATACGGCAACAGGTTGGCAACTGTCTATAAAGAGAATTACAGATATAATTGGTGCGATAGTAGGACTTATGATTACTGCTATAGCGTTTATTTTTGTTGCGCCAGCTATCAAAATTGCATCTCCAGGCCCTGTGTTTTTTAAACAAAAGCGTGTTGGAAAAAACGGAAGAGTATTTTATATATACAAATTCCGCTCTATGTATATGGATGCAGAAGAACGTAAAAAAGATCTTATGAAAAAAAATGAAATGCAGGGACTCATGTTCAAGATGGAAAATGATCCGAGGATCATAGGATCAGAGAAAGGACCCGGAAAAGGAATTGGCAATTTTATCAGAGAGACAAGCATTGACGAACTGCCACAGTTTTGGAATATACTAAAAGGAGATATGAGTCTTATAGGAACTCGTCCTCCAACAGTAAACGAATATGAACAGTATGACCTGCATCATAAGATACGACTTAGTATGAAACCGGGGCTTACAGGAATGTGGCAGGTCAGTGGACGAAGTGATATAACTGATTTTGAGGAAGTGGTAAGGCTGGATACTGAGTATATAGAGAACTGGTCAATTGGAATGGACATTAGGATACTGTTTAAAACTATTCAGGTGGTGTTATGTAAAAAAGGTTCGAAGTAG
- a CDS encoding diaminopimelate decarboxylase — MRQTPYYVFDTDEFAKRAAMIRAALDCKGGRRIPLCFSIKANPFLLHRLPEGLDHVEVCSPGELEICIALGVKPESIIYSGVMKEKCDIERAVSYGAGILTCESIRHAALISEVMIECIQEGAHEAEFAETKAQVILRLTSGNQFGMSLEDIEYIISHPDEFKGITVIGIHYYSGTQKSLRKINKDLEKIKSALTGLKEKYGFEPQLVEYGPGLCVEYFEDDWQEKEKQSLDEAAEVLREFAEEYPLGIEMGRFLAASCGKYYTQVKDIKSTGDANYAILDGGIHHLNYFGQRMAMQVPPIKVFDGIEWELEKSSDVCRVLGMVGYECMNDIINKNMQKANDCEDYTLCGSLCTVADVMVREVVLPRLEIDNIIEFGHCGAYSVTEAPVLFLSRKLPAVYAYSKQKGFELLRGYVAASDINRAHMFDCI, encoded by the coding sequence ATGAGACAGACACCGTACTATGTATTTGATACGGACGAGTTTGCAAAGAGAGCAGCCATGATAAGGGCTGCTCTTGATTGTAAAGGAGGACGTAGGATACCGCTTTGCTTTTCGATAAAGGCAAACCCATTTCTGCTTCACAGGCTGCCGGAGGGCTTAGACCATGTGGAGGTGTGCAGCCCGGGAGAGCTTGAGATATGTATAGCACTGGGCGTGAAGCCGGAGAGCATCATTTATTCAGGTGTGATGAAGGAAAAATGCGATATAGAGCGAGCAGTTTCATATGGCGCCGGCATACTGACCTGTGAAAGCATAAGACATGCGGCGCTGATATCAGAAGTGATGATTGAATGTATACAGGAAGGTGCGCATGAAGCCGAGTTTGCCGAAACGAAAGCACAGGTCATACTTCGCCTGACAAGTGGCAACCAGTTTGGCATGTCGCTTGAGGATATTGAATATATCATTTCGCATCCGGATGAGTTTAAGGGCATCACGGTAATAGGCATTCACTACTATTCCGGCACACAGAAGAGTCTTCGCAAAATAAATAAGGACTTGGAAAAAATAAAGTCTGCACTGACCGGATTAAAAGAAAAATACGGCTTTGAGCCACAGCTTGTAGAGTATGGCCCGGGACTTTGCGTGGAGTATTTCGAGGATGACTGGCAGGAAAAGGAAAAACAATCACTTGATGAGGCAGCAGAGGTGCTTAGAGAATTTGCCGAGGAATATCCGCTTGGCATTGAGATGGGACGTTTCCTTGCAGCCTCATGCGGTAAATATTACACACAGGTAAAGGACATTAAATCGACAGGCGATGCCAACTATGCGATTCTGGATGGAGGAATCCACCATCTGAATTACTTTGGGCAGAGGATGGCAATGCAGGTGCCGCCGATTAAGGTGTTTGATGGTATTGAATGGGAACTTGAAAAATCATCTGATGTATGTAGAGTACTTGGTATGGTCGGATATGAATGTATGAACGATATTATTAATAAAAATATGCAGAAAGCAAATGATTGTGAGGACTATACTTTGTGTGGAAGTTTATGTACAGTTGCAGATGTCATGGTGCGTGAAGTTGTCTTACCAAGACTGGAAATTGATAATATTATAGAATTTGGCCATTGTGGAGCATATTCGGTAACGGAAGCTCCGGTATTGTTCCTGTCAAGAAAATTACCGGCTGTATATGCATATTCAAAGCAAAAAGGTTTTGAATTGCTGAGAGGCTATGTGGCTGCATCGGATATAAACAGAGCACATATGTTTGACTGCATTTAA
- a CDS encoding acyl carrier protein, with the protein MRDTILEILEELRPDVDFEKETKLIDDKILESFDIVSLVSELTDEFDITIRPKDLVPENFNSVDAIEKLVKELVEE; encoded by the coding sequence ATGAGAGACACAATTTTAGAGATTTTAGAGGAATTAAGACCGGATGTGGATTTTGAGAAGGAGACAAAGCTGATCGATGACAAGATTCTTGAGTCATTTGATATAGTTTCACTCGTATCGGAGCTGACTGATGAGTTTGACATCACAATCAGACCAAAGGATCTGGTTCCTGAGAATTTCAACTCAGTTGATGCAATCGAGAAGCTTGTGAAAGAGCTTGTGGAGGAATAA
- a CDS encoding AMP-binding protein produces the protein MKNVLEWLEATVEKYPGKPAFSDTECSITFAQVYDIARNTGAYLIEQLGVDRTPVAVFAGRKMVTPAYFLGVVYAGRPYAPIDASLPDKRIEKILENLCPRAIVANRESLEHVESIVDELVKAEGFDRPQIFIAEDISRFEQVACADSNCKIGESAGDAVTDSENDTDGGVVAGCAGKTDDSLLEKLAAVRRQMSMTDPLYIIYTSGSTGNPKGVMTSHLSLMTYINAYCDVMHIEESDVLGNQSPLDYIAAIRDIYLPLKTGCSTAIIPKEYFMEPNALFDYMNDKKVSSVGWSVSAFTILTSLGAFEEVGLKSLRKICFSGSVMPCRVLRKWQENLPEAHFVNQYGPTEATASCTYYSVDHTVEEDEVLPIGKAYDNYRVFLIDEHGNEPAVGEQGEICVCGPILALGYYNDPERTAAAFTLNPLNKAYPERMYRTGDYGRLDEDDILHFCGRMDRQIKHMGHRVELDEVEHAANVVEGVAESCVIYNKAKEVLILFYTGDCDRRSLALALRDELPGFMVPRKIKKLEQLPKLPNGKYDMKKLEEM, from the coding sequence ATGAAAAACGTACTGGAGTGGCTTGAGGCCACAGTAGAAAAATACCCTGGCAAGCCTGCATTTTCGGATACTGAATGCAGCATTACGTTTGCGCAGGTGTATGATATAGCAAGAAATACAGGAGCATATCTGATAGAACAGCTTGGAGTGGACAGAACACCTGTTGCAGTATTTGCCGGAAGGAAAATGGTGACACCGGCATACTTCCTGGGAGTGGTATATGCAGGCAGACCGTATGCGCCGATTGACGCATCGCTTCCTGACAAGAGAATTGAGAAAATTCTTGAAAATCTGTGCCCAAGGGCTATTGTTGCAAACAGGGAAAGTCTTGAGCATGTGGAGAGCATAGTGGATGAGCTAGTAAAGGCAGAAGGCTTCGATAGACCGCAGATATTTATTGCTGAGGATATATCGCGCTTCGAGCAGGTGGCGTGTGCTGATAGTAATTGTAAAATCGGTGAATCAGCAGGAGACGCTGTGACGGATAGTGAGAACGATACAGATGGTGGTGTTGTGGCAGGCTGTGCAGGAAAAACAGATGACAGCTTACTGGAGAAGCTCGCAGCAGTCCGCAGGCAGATGTCCATGACAGACCCGCTGTATATCATCTACACGTCAGGCTCCACCGGCAATCCAAAGGGAGTCATGACATCGCATCTGTCACTTATGACGTACATCAACGCTTACTGTGATGTAATGCATATAGAGGAAAGTGATGTGCTGGGCAATCAGTCGCCGCTTGACTATATTGCGGCAATCAGGGACATTTATCTGCCGCTAAAGACCGGCTGCAGCACAGCTATTATCCCGAAAGAGTACTTTATGGAGCCAAATGCCCTGTTTGATTACATGAATGATAAGAAGGTCAGCAGTGTCGGCTGGAGTGTTTCGGCATTTACCATCCTCACATCGCTTGGAGCATTTGAGGAAGTAGGGCTTAAGAGTCTTAGAAAAATCTGCTTCTCAGGCTCAGTGATGCCGTGCAGGGTGCTCAGAAAATGGCAGGAAAATCTGCCTGAAGCACATTTTGTGAACCAGTATGGACCGACAGAGGCCACAGCATCATGCACATACTATAGCGTGGATCATACAGTGGAAGAGGACGAGGTGCTTCCTATAGGAAAAGCCTATGACAATTACAGGGTTTTCCTGATAGATGAGCATGGAAATGAGCCGGCTGTCGGAGAACAGGGCGAGATATGCGTATGTGGACCAATCCTGGCGCTGGGTTATTATAATGATCCGGAGAGGACAGCTGCGGCATTTACACTCAATCCACTCAACAAGGCTTATCCTGAGCGGATGTACCGCACAGGGGATTACGGAAGGCTCGATGAGGACGACATACTTCATTTCTGTGGACGTATGGACCGCCAGATAAAGCACATGGGACACCGTGTGGAGCTTGATGAGGTGGAGCATGCCGCCAATGTGGTAGAGGGAGTCGCAGAAAGCTGCGTTATATATAATAAAGCAAAAGAGGTGCTGATACTTTTCTACACAGGTGACTGTGACAGGAGAAGCCTCGCGCTGGCGCTGAGGGACGAGCTCCCGGGCTTTATGGTGCCAAGGAAAATCAAGAAGCTGGAGCAGCTTCCTAAGCTTCCAAACGGAAAATATGATATGAAAAAACTGGAGGAAATGTAA
- a CDS encoding glycosyltransferase family 2 protein, which produces MDKMSIIVPCFNEKEALPLFYNKITQVFNQMSQESETAGLSYELIIVDDGSMDGTLDVAKELAVNDSGVKYISFSRNFGKEAAMYAGLQHAVGEYVAIMDADLQDPPEMLPKMYQVLNKEGYDAVGTRRVTRKGEPAIRSFFARKFYRLMSKISKANMVDGARDYRLMNRKYVDALLSLKEYNRFSKGLFGWVGFKVKWLEFENVNRVAGETKWSFWQLFLYSLDGIVAFSNAPLYIASIAGVFSFIVAIIAMLFIIIRRLVFGDPVAGWASTVVIILFIGGIQLLSIGILGLYLSKLYLEAKERPIYLIGESNIEKPTEKY; this is translated from the coding sequence ATGGATAAAATGAGTATAATAGTTCCCTGTTTTAATGAGAAAGAGGCTCTGCCTCTTTTTTATAATAAAATAACTCAGGTGTTTAATCAGATGAGTCAAGAGAGTGAGACAGCGGGATTGTCCTATGAACTGATTATAGTGGATGATGGCTCTATGGACGGGACGCTCGATGTTGCAAAGGAGCTTGCCGTAAATGATTCCGGTGTGAAATACATATCCTTTTCACGCAATTTTGGCAAGGAGGCAGCCATGTATGCAGGCTTGCAGCATGCGGTGGGGGAATATGTGGCAATAATGGATGCAGATCTTCAGGATCCACCGGAAATGCTTCCGAAGATGTATCAGGTCCTTAATAAAGAGGGTTATGATGCTGTCGGTACAAGGCGAGTGACACGCAAAGGTGAACCAGCGATTAGATCTTTTTTTGCCAGAAAGTTCTATAGGCTGATGAGTAAGATTTCAAAGGCAAATATGGTTGATGGGGCACGTGACTATAGGCTGATGAATAGGAAATATGTGGATGCTCTTTTATCGCTAAAAGAGTACAATAGGTTTTCAAAAGGACTGTTTGGATGGGTAGGCTTTAAGGTGAAGTGGCTTGAGTTTGAGAATGTAAACAGGGTGGCAGGTGAGACAAAGTGGTCATTCTGGCAGCTCTTTTTGTATAGCCTTGACGGAATAGTGGCATTTTCCAACGCGCCGCTATACATCGCATCCATAGCAGGAGTGTTCAGCTTTATTGTCGCAATAATTGCAATGCTCTTTATCATTATCAGGAGACTTGTATTCGGAGATCCGGTAGCCGGCTGGGCTTCGACCGTTGTTATCATACTTTTTATAGGCGGGATACAACTGCTTAGCATAGGCATTTTGGGACTTTATCTGTCGAAGCTTTATCTCGAGGCAAAGGAAAGACCGATATATTTAATAGGAGAATCAAATATAGAAAAACCTACAGAGAAATATTAA